Genomic window (Clarias gariepinus isolate MV-2021 ecotype Netherlands chromosome 4, CGAR_prim_01v2, whole genome shotgun sequence):
AAGCAGGTCTTAAAGAAAGCAGAAGGATCATCGCCCAAGGTGACCGGCAGTCCTCGAAGACAAAGGCATCTGACttctgttggctcagttgtctAGACGATAGTGGACattgaataaaacactttataagGATACTGAAAAAGAGATtaggaaaaaacaataatggaAATAGGAGATAAAATTATGAGAATAGAAAATGCAGAGGtaaaaaaaaggtgtaaaaaATGAATAGAAGAGGGAGAAATAAAGAAGAGCAAAGAGAGGGGAGAGAAAAATTAGACAAGAAACAAAAAGGATAAGGAGGAAAAGCTTCATACTGTAGGAAAACTGGACTGATGTTGATTATGTTTTCTTACCTTTGTCTGGCATAAAAGTTCAGCCAAAAGCTGACCAGTAAGGCCTTTCTTCTTTTTGAAAAGGTCCATGAGGCTTGGAGACAAATTGTCAAGTGCATCCAAGAAGGTTTTCTCTGAGATTTTTCCCTACCACTCTGCCAAATTCATAATAAACCTGAAACATGGCAAACAATGCATCATTCAATATTCACACTGTTTTAATCTGACACACTCAACACTACATGATATGTAGACACTTAACACAAACCTGATTTTCTGTAAAAAGAGCTGGCCAACGATGCACCACCTGGCTGATGGCAGGCTTCTCATTGACAATCTCCTTTCTGCGAAAAGCAAATGTCACATCCATCTCTTTCTTAACCAGGGATTCCTTTGGCTTTGTCTTCATCATTTCATTGACCAGAACCTCACGAGCTACTTTCATGTTTTGGTCATTCATCCCCTCTGGAAAATCAGGCAGGAAATTTATTTCCCCTTTCTTTGGCTTCTTGATCTGTGTGTTTGGAGGATCGCCATTTGTAGTGTCACTTCCTCGCTTGCCACCATTGACCGTAACATCAAGTCGACCCAGCTGCCGCATTTTGGTTCTATAATTACCCATTTTGAACTTAAGGCTATACTTCCAACCGTTCCAGCCAGAGGGTGACCCAGTTTCTTTAAGGCATGGGTGTGTTTGCACTAAAGCCTTAGCAACAGTCTCAATCTTCCTTCGTTGGGTATGCTTTAAATGCATACATGGTCTCAGCCAATTTCTCAAGTATGTCATGCTTTGGTTTTTTTGTGACTTTAAGAAAGGTTGCATCCCTGAGATATTGCAGGTTACCTTGGCGTAGTCTATACTCTACATCGACTTGAAATTTTGGAATTTCAAATACCTCTGGCCACTGAGAACTTCTATCCGAAGAGATGGACAGGATCTCGGTGTCTGCTTGGCTGCCTGTGTCACTACATAATTCAGAACCACCAGGGACTGGTACAAGCTCAATGATAGGGATGATTTTGACCGTTGGTTTATCTGGGAGCTCAGACAAATCTGTGCGGTTGCATAATTTATTGTTAAATTCAGGATCTTGGTACTGTAAGGTAAAATTGTAGTTTGTTTGGAGAGTGCCTTTGAGCCAGCTAATCAAATCTTCAAGTATGTATGGTCGAGGGTTCACTGTCATCTTTCTTATATCACCCTCGGAGACGATAACCCGCATTGTTAATTTCTGTTCCATGGCcctctgggggaaaaaaaaaaaaaaagacagacagctGTTTAGCAAATTACAAATCGCCTCAGTGTCACCATAAGCTCTCCTTGTACCATGTATGCTGATAATGGGAGGACATCATTTAAATCTGACATCTTCAACACACACATAGAAGTAACACTATCACAATGAAGTTGGTAAGATCTTAAATGTTTCCTGTACCATGCGGCCAATTTGTGACAAACAAATAGAATCTCTACATTAACTGCAACAATCTTGTGAATCTGGACGAAAGCGGGGAGACCAGAGCATGACCCAGAAGACAGTATCATGCCTGGATGATACTTGATTCCATCTACACTGACAGATGCCGCTTCAAGCACTGACTCTGGTGTTGTAAAGTTTTGAGCAATTGCTGTCTGCACACTGTGAGCAAAACTGGAGTAACCTTTGACATCTCAACTGATGGTCTGAAAAATGAGCTACAATCGAGATGGTAACTGACTGCCTTCTGGTGTTTTGTAGCAAGTTTCATGGCAACATTTTCTGAGCAGTGCGAATTACTCTCTTAAAGAATTTATGCTTCCCCTCGAACCGCATTGTCCAAACCTCAGACAGGGGACCAAATTTCCTTACCAGCTGAGGATAATGTTCCACAAAGTGATGTTTTGGCCTTAAACGAAACTCTGGAAATGTTGACTGCAGTAAGCGCCTGTGCTCTGCTATCTTACAGTCCAGAAAGTTAAGTGTCTCTTCTGTATTCTTTGGTGCTACAGCTAGCTCAGTAATATCTTTGAGCAGCATGAGAATTTCCCAAGTGTTGTCACCCTCAGGGACACAGTGACCAATGAGAAATGGAAGGAGCCTTATGAGACACCAGTTCTCATGGCCATTTCCACCAATGGTCCCTTTACTGGAAAATCCCTTTCCAATAACCTGAGGTCGATCTGTTTCGTCACTAAATGAGTACCTAAAACACCTGATGGCCCGATTCAGCATATCTAGGGTGAAATAAGTCTTGCCTATCAGGTCTGTAAGGCACAGGGACAATTCAACTGGAACAATACCTTCCAAAATATCATGCAAGATGTCAGGAGGGTACCCACTGACCACATGAAAGTGCTCAAGATTCTCAGTTAAAGGACATGCTCCTTTCACACCGTAAGCTCGAGTCATTCCAGGGTCCTCTCTGATATCCTGCACCTGCCTGTCATGGGACTCTTTGTCTCGAAGTTGAAAGAAACCAGAACATACCTCTTGTTGTTGAGTGTCTCTACTGCTTGCCAAACAGAATCTGCAGAACTTGTCGACAGTAAAACTCTCCAGGAAACCTGCAAGAGAGTGGGCAGCAAGATTGTCAGCTGCAACATACAAGACTGTACCATTCACACTTGCACCTAGTTGTTCCAGGTAAACGCCATTCTGCTCCAATAATTTTAGATCATAAATCAGAGGTTGGAAAACTTTTGCATAACCATACTCCTTGACTGTGGAGGTATTGCACAGTAGAGCAAGTTGGATAGAGCTGAGGGTTGACCGATATTTTGAAGGTATGTTTGCAATAACCCAGTATACTGCACACATCTTGTGTTTAAGCTTTGATGTTCCAAGAGGATTGGTGACTTCAAAGTCATCAATGTAAAGTACAAGAGCAATTGTGAACTCATCTTTTGCAAGAAATGGATTTTCAGTAAAGTATTGCCCATCAGCATATGATCTAAATTCCTGAGGGACATGTACTTTTTCTGACATAGCTTTGTCTAAAACATCAGTTTTGTTAAGCAACTTCTGTAGCATAGGAACAATGGGAACATATGCAAGAGTTTTTTTGCCTTTCTCCACAACATATTCAATTGGATTTACCAGTGGAAACTCTCTACGCACATAGGCTGCTCTTTTTTTGGCAGTTCCTAAAGGTCCATCTTTGGAACAATGTGTCATTATGTTATTTTCTGACACAGCACTGATAATCTCTTTAATAACAGTCTCATCCATGTCAGcacaatatttgtttaatatgcCCCTGACTCTGTGTTGTACAAGTGGTTGTGAGAGCTTATTGATTTGACAGAGCTGCTCTATCACATCTTGCACTGCACTCTCTGGTATGTGCAAAACAGTGTGCATCTTTAGTAATAAAGATGCCAAGTTGTGCTCAAGCTGTTTTTCTAAATCGTGCAGATCACATTCAGTTACCTCATTCAACTCTTCTGTGTCCTCAATATCATCAGCATCTGACATCTGCTCTTGTGAAGCATTACTGTCATGGCTTATAATATTGTCACCAACAATTTCTGATTTAAAACTCTTTGAGATCTGTTGTTTGTGTACTTTACTCTTGTGTGCTTTGAAGGTGGCGTAAACACTGCTTTCAAAATTACAGTCTTCATAAGGGCATCTGACTTTATGATTTACTTTTAGATGTGCACGATGCAGGTGAGTGGAAAAAGTCACTCTCTGAACAAGACTCTGTAAATCCACACGACAAACAGCTAAACTTAGTTGGTATATCTGTACTTTGTTGCTGATCTGGAGTTTTTGTGTGAATGCGGGACAGGTGAACTTTTAGtgcatttaatgatttaaatgtgCACAGACATTCCTGATGTAAACAAGGAAAAGGCTCGGTTCTGGTACAACCTCCG
Coding sequences:
- the LOC128520025 gene encoding uncharacterized protein LOC128520025; its protein translation is MGNYRTKMRQLGRLDVTVNGGKRGSDTTNGDPPNTQIKKPKKGEINFLPDFPEGMNDQNMKVAREVLVNEMMKTKPKESLVKKEMDVTFAFRRKEIVNEKPAISQVVHRWPALFTENQVYYEFGRVSRGELGECAFYLRSKDSREVTAGAPAALQLSNGAEFRDLAAEEKKAARREAATQNSFQIRAFTDIFNISLSSAIILTCFKSTTIVPVLKKSSVSCLNDYRHLHHTPSGTDTP